In the Bacteroidales bacterium genome, TCCCCGATGGAAGTATTCATAATATTTCTGTTTTGGAACATAAAGAAACACCTGGTTTGGGTACTAAAATGGGTGACGCTAAGTTTAAAGATCAATTTAAAGGCATACAACCAGCTACTTTTCAGTTAAAGGTTAAAAAGGATAAAGGCGATGTAGATGCCATTACGGCAGCCACAATTAGTTCTCGTGCTTTTTGCGATGCTGTTAAGCGTGCTTACGATACCTTTGAACAAAATAAAGGAGGGAATAAATAATGAGTCAAATGAAGAATTTCACCAAAGGATTTATTAAAGAAAATCCGGTATTTGTTTTACTTTTGGGTATGTGCCCAACTCTTGGAGTAACTACTTCTGCTCTTAATGGTTTGGGTATGGGATTGGCTACAACTTTTGTTCTAATTGGTTCGAATATGGTTGTTTCTGCCGTTAAAGATTTTATCCCTGATAAAGTGCGTATCCCTTCGTATATCGTGATTATCGCAACTTTTGTAACTATTGTTGAGCTTGTTATGCAAGCTTATCTTCCGGCACTTTATAATCAATTGGGATTATTTATTCCTTTAATTGTGGTTAACTGCATTGTATTGGGTCGTGCAGAAGCTTTTGCCTCAAAAAATTCGGTGGGAGCTTCTATTATCGATGGACTAGGAATGGGATTGGGTTTTGCTTTTGCACTAACTCTTTTAGGAAGTGTTAGGGAATTATTAGGAAGTGGAGCACTCTTCAATTTCAAGTTTATGGAGAGTGATGGAATGTTAGTATTTGTTTTGGCTCCCGGAGCATTTATTGTTTTAGGCTACCTTATTGCTATCATCAGTCGTTTAAATAAAAAGAACGCTTAATTTTAAATAGATAATATTATGGAATATGCTATTATAATTATTGCCGCTATATTTGTTAACAATGTTGTTCTTGCTCAGTTTTTGGGTATTTGTCCTTTTATTGGTGTTTCAGGAAAAATATCTACTTCGGTAGGTATGGGTGGTGCTGTTTTATTTGTTATGACTTTGGCTACCGTGGTAACTTGGTTAGCTCAACATTATATCTTAGTTCCTTTAGGAATAACCTTTTTACAGACTATTACTTTTATTTTGGTAATTGCTGCCTTGGTGCAAATGGTTGAAATTATATTGAAAAAAGTTAGTCCTGCACTTTACGGTGCTTTGGGAGTGTTTTTACCTTTAATTACTACTAACTGTGCTGTTTTGGGTGTTGCTATTTTAACTATTCAAAAAGATTTTAATTTAATGGAAGGTGTTGTATTTGCTATTTCTACTGCTCTTGGTTTTACTTTAGCAATGGTTATTTTTGCAGGTATTCGTGAGCATCTTGATAATATGGAAGTCCCTAAAGGGATGGCCGGAGTTCCGATAGCTTTGGTAACGGCTGGTATTTTAGCCCTTGCTTTTATGGGATTTACCGGATTGGTTTAGCCAAAAATCAAAATCTATATATTTTGTAGGAAGTCTTTGGGCTTCCTTTTTTTGTTTAAGGAGCTATTGTTCTTTCTTGCTAAATATTGTTTATTTAGAAATAATGAACAAGGAATGTTGATTATCTCCGGTAAGCTCGCAAGCTTGGTTAACGATTGACGAACTTTAAAAATCTTTATTTGTTACTCTTTGTTCTATATTCTTTTTTTGCTTTTTCGATAGGGTATTTTAAGTTTTAATCATCATATAAATGTAAGTTCGATAAGACGACTTTTAATTTGTTATATTTATAAACTTAAAATAATCATCATGAAAACAAGGAGAATTAACCAAGTGAGAACGATAGCAGTGGTTTTCATGCTATTTGTCACCTCAATCACAAGCGCATGGGCTCTAGGGCTTGATGCTGTAGCCAAAAAGAATAACCAAGAAAGCGATACGCTTAGTTATCGTAGTTTTAAAGGTAAGATTGTAGATGCCCAAACCAAGAAAGCCCTCGTTTTTGCCAGTGTTACGGTTGAAGATGAGAACACCGCCACCATCACTAACCTCGATGGAGATTTCCTAATTAAAATTAGTAAAGACAGTAAGTCTCAGAATCTATTTGTTTCGTTTTTAGGATATTATAACCTTTCTTATCCTTTATCAAAGTTAAAAGTAGAAGGCAATGTTTTAGAACTTCAACCTGCCGTTATTACTTTAAATGAGGTTCAGGTTTTTCCAGATGCTCCTGAATCAATAGTTCGAGCAATGCTTCGTAGGGTGGGTCAGAATTATGCAGAAGATGCAAATTCAATGAAAGGTTTTTACCGCGAATCAATAAAAAAAAGAAATACTTATGTAGGTCTTTCCGAAGCTGTTGTTGATATTTACAAAGCGCCTTACACGAATAATTCAAATGATAGAATTCGGATTTTTAAAGGACGTAAAGGGATCAACGAACGTAAGATGGATACTTTATTATTCAAATTACAAGGAGGACCAGTTACCGCTTTATTGCTAGATGCGATGAAATATCCTCATATCTTAATAGATGAGGAAATGCTAAAGGATTACGACTTTACAATTGAAAATATGGTAAAGATTGATCATAAATTAAATTATGTAATCAGTTTTGTTGAACGACATAAAATTAAAGACTTTCCATTATACGAAGGGAAATTCTATGTGGATATGGAAACTTTTGCTCTATCGGCTGCCGATTTTAGTTTGAATATGGATAAGCCTGAAGAAGCAGCTCGTTTATTTATTAAGAGGAAACCTTTCGGAGCAAGAGTTGAACCAACAATGGCCAAGTATTCAGTAAAATATCGCGAGCAAAATGGGAAATGGTATTTCAACTATGCTATTGGCGAAGTGCAATTTAAAGTAAAATGGAAGAAAAAGTTATTCTCTACAACCTATACACTTAAATCGGAAATTGCAATTACCGATCGCGATGAGCATAATGTAGAAACTATTCCGAATAAAGAGCGATTTAAAAGGAATCAAGTTTTAAACGATAAAGTGGGCGTGTTTGCTGATGAGAATTTCTGGGGAAAATACAATACCATTGAGCCAGATAAATCGATTGAAGTGGCTATTAGGAAGTTGAATCGAGCTATGAATAGATAAGCCAATGTTTAGTTGATTCACAGAGGGAAGGAGGAATACTCCAATCCTTTGGACTTTTTTGTAAATTGATATTAAATTTTAGGCATTGACATTACACGATACAGCACGGTATAAAGCCATTAAAAAAGGCAATATTCAAGAGTATGAACTCTTGTTTAGGGAATACTTCCAGCCTTTGCTGTCTTATGCAATATCAATATTAAAATCGGAAGCCGAGGCAGAAGAAGTTGTTCAAGATATATTCTTCAATCTGTGGAGAAACAAAAAGAAACTGAATATTCATACCTCCTTTTCATCTTATCTCTACAGAGCAGTTCATAACAATTGCTTACAATTATTGAAAAAAGAAAAAAGGAAGTTGAATTATCAACAAGATCAAAGAAACTGGAATTATCATGAGAGTATGAGCCCAGGGGAAATTATGCAGTATAATGAGCTTTATGAAAAAATAAATAATGCCATTGACGAATTACCTGAAAATTGCAAAACAATATTTAAGCTCAACCGTTTTCAGGGTTTAAAATATAGTGAGATAGCTGAAAAGTTAGCGATTAGCATTAAAACTGTGGAGGCTAATATGACCAAAGCATTAAAACATTTAAGACGCCATATGGATAAATATGCAGCAAATTTTTGAAAGAAAGAATGGAAACAAGAACAAATAACAAATATTGGGAGAATATAACAGCCTATTTCTCCAGAGAGTTAAGTGATGATGAATTAATCAATATCGAAACTTGGGCAGATGGGCAAGATGGGAAGGAGTTGCTGATGGAAATGGATAGAAAAATGAATACTGTAGAAAAAGCCAGCTTTATGTATAATGAGAAAACCGACTTGGCTTGGAATAAATTGAATACTAGAATTCAGGAGGAAAAGCCTGAAATGAGTTTTTTCTTCAATCCCAGAAATCTCGTAGGAATCGCGGCTAGCATAATTGTGTTGTTGGGAGTGGGCTTTGGAGTTTTTAAATTATTACAAAATGATATGGAAATGAATAGCTTACAGACTGCTTTTAACCAAAGTAGGGTAGAGCTTGCTGACGGAACTATTGTACATTTAAACGGAAATAGTTCGCTTGTTTATCCCGTTGAATTTAGCGAAGAAACCCGTTCGGTAAAGCTTACTGGTGAAGCTTATTTTGATGTGAAATCAGATAAACAACATCCTTTTGTTATTGAAACAAATAATGCTCGAATTCAAGTACTGGGGACTTCTTTTAATGTTAAAGCTTTGAATTCGCAAGGTGATGTGGAAGTGATGGTAACCAGTGGAAAAGTGAGTTTGCAAGATATCCAGAATCCCACAAAAGAGTTGATCTTGGAAAAGGGTGATTTTGCTAGTTTAATAAATAATGAATTGCAAAATAGGTCAGTTAGCGATGAAAACTATTTAGCTTGGCAAACCAAATTTCTCAACTTTAACAATACACCTTTGCGCGAAGTTGTTAAAACGCTTAACCGCGCCTATGCTGTGCAAATAGAATTGGCTGAGGAGAAGCTTGGCGAATTGCCTTTGACTTCTAAATACGATCAAATGTCAGTGGATGCCTTATTAGATGCCATGTGTTTGACTTTTGGCTTGGATAAAAAAGTAGAAGGAGAACATATAATACTTTATTCACCAACACCTTAATTGATTTGCAAAAGCTCTGTTTAGTCATAATATTGCTCTTATTATTTAATGTCCACCTAAAAGGACAAGAGCAGGTTTTGTATCAACCAGAGAATTTGAAATTTACGAATATAACGGTAGATTCTGCTTTGCAAATCATCGAAAATCAAACGGGTTTACATTTTACGTTTAATTCTGATTTATTACGTACTACAGAAAATGTAAATGCGCATTTCCAGAATATACCGCTTTGTATTATTTTAGATAGCTTGTTTGCAAATCCTAGCTTGAATTATCAAATAATTGAAAGTCAATTGGTTGTTTATGAGCAAAGAGTTGTGCTTGACTCTAACCCACTTGAAATTGATTCTATCGTGGCATCCTCGCTACAACTTTCATTTGGAGGTGAGATACGAGATTTTGAAACAGGTAAGCCCCTTCCGTTTGCGGCTATATCATTACAGAATTCGGCTGTGGGAACGGTTAGTAATGAGGATGGAATATTTTCGCTTAAGTTTACTAGTCACAATCTAAATGATTCTGTTTTAATTAGTTATTTGGGATATAAAACTTTGATAATACCGCTAAAAAATTTTCCTAAATATCAGGTTTTTCAACTCCAGCCAACAAGTATATCTTTAAAAGAAGTTACCGTTCGTAGCTTGTATCCTGAGGGACTCCTTCGTTTGGCTATTGCAAATAAGAAGAAAAATTACCCCAATCACTCCTTTGTTCAAAAAGCTTTTTATCGCGAAGCCGTAAGAAGAGATAAGAAATATATGTTGTATTCTGAGGGGATTTTAGATGTTCTTAAACGCCCATATCGTCCTTCGCTTTTTAATGAGCAAGTGAAATTGGTTAAGCAAAGGACTTTTAAATCTATTGTGCGTGAAGACACGGTTCAGTTTAAATTACACGGTGGAATACAAACGAGTTTGGATTTGGATGTGGTTAAGCATAGCTTTTCATTTATTAATCTGGAGTCTTTGGTTGAATACACTTATACTATACAAGATATGGTTTTAAATGATGGAAGACTAACGTATATGATAGCATTTCAACCTAAAAATACAAAGCAAGCCTTTGCTTTTGAGGGTTTTATTTATTTGGATGTTGAGAGTCTTGCTTTTGTAAAATTTGAATTTAAATATACCAAGACTTCTTTGCAAAAAATGCGTAATGCATTTGTTATTCGATCGAGTCCAAAGTTGAAAATAATTCCCACAGATGTGCATTATGCCGTTACTTACAAAGAATTTGAGGGTTTGTATTATATCCATCATATTCAAGGTGAGTTGAATTTAAAGGTTAAGCGTAAACGTAAATTCCTATCCTCTAAATACTCTGCTAGTTTTGAAATGGTTGCTACGGAACTTAGTGGTAATGCACCACGACGCTTTGCTTCTGATCAAACCATAAAGCCTAACAAAATTTTCAGCGATCTTTCACCTCATTACGATTTAAACTTTTGGGGTGGTGATAACTTTCTACTTCCTGAAACTGATTTAATGGAGGCTTTTGAACGTTTGAGTTTGGAGAAATAGTTTTACTTCTTTTTTTCTTCGTGGCTTAGTGACTCTGTGGTAATTTTTATTTCACCACACAGAGGCACAAAGTACTGAAGCTTACTTTTGTTTCTTGGTAGTTATTTTTTTTATCACAGAATATTAAAGGAGTTCACAAAGAAATAGTTTTAGATAGATTCCAAAAAAAAATCCCGAAAACCAAAATGATTT is a window encoding:
- a CDS encoding FecR domain-containing protein: METRTNNKYWENITAYFSRELSDDELINIETWADGQDGKELLMEMDRKMNTVEKASFMYNEKTDLAWNKLNTRIQEEKPEMSFFFNPRNLVGIAASIIVLLGVGFGVFKLLQNDMEMNSLQTAFNQSRVELADGTIVHLNGNSSLVYPVEFSEETRSVKLTGEAYFDVKSDKQHPFVIETNNARIQVLGTSFNVKALNSQGDVEVMVTSGKVSLQDIQNPTKELILEKGDFASLINNELQNRSVSDENYLAWQTKFLNFNNTPLREVVKTLNRAYAVQIELAEEKLGELPLTSKYDQMSVDALLDAMCLTFGLDKKVEGEHIILYSPTP
- a CDS encoding carboxypeptidase-like regulatory domain-containing protein, producing MLLLFNVHLKGQEQVLYQPENLKFTNITVDSALQIIENQTGLHFTFNSDLLRTTENVNAHFQNIPLCIILDSLFANPSLNYQIIESQLVVYEQRVVLDSNPLEIDSIVASSLQLSFGGEIRDFETGKPLPFAAISLQNSAVGTVSNEDGIFSLKFTSHNLNDSVLISYLGYKTLIIPLKNFPKYQVFQLQPTSISLKEVTVRSLYPEGLLRLAIANKKKNYPNHSFVQKAFYREAVRRDKKYMLYSEGILDVLKRPYRPSLFNEQVKLVKQRTFKSIVREDTVQFKLHGGIQTSLDLDVVKHSFSFINLESLVEYTYTIQDMVLNDGRLTYMIAFQPKNTKQAFAFEGFIYLDVESLAFVKFEFKYTKTSLQKMRNAFVIRSSPKLKIIPTDVHYAVTYKEFEGLYYIHHIQGELNLKVKRKRKFLSSKYSASFEMVATELSGNAPRRFASDQTIKPNKIFSDLSPHYDLNFWGGDNFLLPETDLMEAFERLSLEK
- a CDS encoding electron transport complex subunit E, with protein sequence MSQMKNFTKGFIKENPVFVLLLGMCPTLGVTTSALNGLGMGLATTFVLIGSNMVVSAVKDFIPDKVRIPSYIVIIATFVTIVELVMQAYLPALYNQLGLFIPLIVVNCIVLGRAEAFASKNSVGASIIDGLGMGLGFAFALTLLGSVRELLGSGALFNFKFMESDGMLVFVLAPGAFIVLGYLIAIISRLNKKNA
- a CDS encoding RNA polymerase sigma-70 factor, with translation MTLHDTARYKAIKKGNIQEYELLFREYFQPLLSYAISILKSEAEAEEVVQDIFFNLWRNKKKLNIHTSFSSYLYRAVHNNCLQLLKKEKRKLNYQQDQRNWNYHESMSPGEIMQYNELYEKINNAIDELPENCKTIFKLNRFQGLKYSEIAEKLAISIKTVEANMTKALKHLRRHMDKYAANF
- the rsxA gene encoding electron transport complex subunit RsxA gives rise to the protein MEYAIIIIAAIFVNNVVLAQFLGICPFIGVSGKISTSVGMGGAVLFVMTLATVVTWLAQHYILVPLGITFLQTITFILVIAALVQMVEIILKKVSPALYGALGVFLPLITTNCAVLGVAILTIQKDFNLMEGVVFAISTALGFTLAMVIFAGIREHLDNMEVPKGMAGVPIALVTAGILALAFMGFTGLV
- a CDS encoding carboxypeptidase-like regulatory domain-containing protein, which encodes MKTRRINQVRTIAVVFMLFVTSITSAWALGLDAVAKKNNQESDTLSYRSFKGKIVDAQTKKALVFASVTVEDENTATITNLDGDFLIKISKDSKSQNLFVSFLGYYNLSYPLSKLKVEGNVLELQPAVITLNEVQVFPDAPESIVRAMLRRVGQNYAEDANSMKGFYRESIKKRNTYVGLSEAVVDIYKAPYTNNSNDRIRIFKGRKGINERKMDTLLFKLQGGPVTALLLDAMKYPHILIDEEMLKDYDFTIENMVKIDHKLNYVISFVERHKIKDFPLYEGKFYVDMETFALSAADFSLNMDKPEEAARLFIKRKPFGARVEPTMAKYSVKYREQNGKWYFNYAIGEVQFKVKWKKKLFSTTYTLKSEIAITDRDEHNVETIPNKERFKRNQVLNDKVGVFADENFWGKYNTIEPDKSIEVAIRKLNRAMNR